The Caulobacter sp. FWC26 genome contains a region encoding:
- a CDS encoding phosphoesterase — MRTFPPRARLACSAAALTLCLAQAAGSPASAHPGHAVEPVAPNRPGARPAKASERRWLAGDHHVHSWFSVSVKPSADPSQPPILVKAGDASNPITTNARMGARYGLSWMVATDHGGPNHAKLNRDEAYPELARSRRETPGVLQFWGMELDTPAAEHSSLILPRTASERDALFGIERRYNRREPWPADPARDEEGFMLDALRHMKALAKPPVVIANHPSRSATGMGRYGLVSPSELRDWNDTAPDVVVGMEGAPGHQASGLNPDGSLKGKGDRGGYSRAPTLGGFDQMTAKLGGFWDAMLGEGRRWWVTSTSDSHRHYTDGGADFWPGEYSKTYVKAAHTYDDVLDGLRNGRIFVTLGDLVSEVDVTASATGARAEIGGRLEVPAGTDVMVVIRVRDPAGKNFGGFSPSVARIDLIQGDIIGPAADRTLDANPSTRVVRAFTPTSWAREGEVLSMVYALKDVRRSTYIRVRGTNGAESEPLPDLPGEDPWSDLWFYANPISIVVK; from the coding sequence ATGCGCACCTTCCCGCCTCGAGCCCGTCTCGCTTGTTCGGCTGCCGCCCTGACGCTCTGCCTCGCGCAGGCCGCCGGAAGCCCGGCGTCGGCGCATCCCGGCCACGCGGTCGAGCCGGTCGCGCCGAACCGCCCCGGCGCGCGGCCGGCCAAGGCTTCCGAGCGCCGCTGGCTGGCCGGCGACCATCACGTCCACAGCTGGTTCAGCGTCTCGGTGAAGCCCAGCGCCGATCCGTCCCAGCCACCGATCCTGGTCAAGGCGGGCGACGCCAGCAACCCGATCACCACCAACGCCCGGATGGGCGCCCGGTATGGCCTCTCGTGGATGGTGGCCACCGATCACGGCGGTCCCAACCACGCCAAACTGAATCGCGACGAGGCCTATCCCGAGTTGGCGCGCTCTCGCCGCGAGACGCCGGGCGTGCTGCAGTTCTGGGGCATGGAGCTGGATACGCCGGCGGCCGAGCACTCCAGCCTGATCCTGCCGCGCACGGCGAGCGAACGGGACGCCCTGTTCGGGATCGAGCGCCGCTACAACCGGCGCGAACCGTGGCCGGCCGACCCGGCCCGCGACGAAGAAGGCTTCATGCTGGACGCGCTACGCCACATGAAGGCGCTGGCGAAGCCGCCGGTGGTCATCGCCAACCACCCGTCGCGGTCGGCGACCGGCATGGGCCGCTACGGCCTGGTCTCGCCGTCCGAGCTGCGCGACTGGAACGACACCGCCCCCGACGTCGTGGTCGGCATGGAGGGCGCGCCCGGACACCAGGCCTCGGGCCTGAACCCCGACGGCTCGCTGAAGGGCAAGGGCGATCGCGGCGGCTATTCGCGAGCGCCGACCCTCGGCGGTTTCGACCAGATGACCGCCAAGCTCGGCGGCTTCTGGGACGCGATGCTGGGCGAGGGGCGCCGCTGGTGGGTCACCTCGACCTCGGACTCCCATCGCCATTACACCGACGGCGGCGCGGACTTCTGGCCGGGCGAGTATTCCAAGACCTATGTGAAGGCCGCCCACACCTATGACGACGTACTGGACGGCCTGCGCAACGGCCGCATCTTCGTGACACTGGGCGACCTCGTGTCCGAGGTCGATGTCACCGCCAGCGCCACCGGCGCCAGGGCCGAGATCGGCGGGCGACTGGAGGTTCCCGCGGGAACGGACGTCATGGTGGTCATCCGGGTGCGCGACCCGGCGGGCAAGAACTTTGGCGGCTTTTCGCCCAGCGTCGCCCGCATCGACCTGATTCAGGGCGACATCATCGGACCGGCCGCCGACCGCACGCTCGACGCCAATCCCTCGACCCGCGTCGTGCGCGCCTTCACCCCAACCTCCTGGGCGCGCGAGGGCGAGGTGCTGTCGATGGTCTACGCGCTCAAGGACGTGCGCCGCTCCACCTATATCCGGGTCCGGGGCACGAACGGCGCGGAGAGCGAACCGCTGCCGGACCTGCCAGGTGAAGATCCGTGGTCGGACCTGTGGTTCTACGCGAACCCGATCTCCATTGTCGTGAAATAG
- a CDS encoding S1/P1 nuclease translates to MRARTCLGAAGLALLTALSFDAAPAAAWTRPGHMVIAAIAFDALEVRDPAVIDRVVAVLDSHPDRGAFEVAEDRSEGRERALRLMMECARWPDDARLTGYDQPSWHLELKPIVRTEDPPANAPAPDVAMDGVEAFALNARVMANRAATPAQRAVALCWVMHLAGDVHQPLHTAQLFSSQYPESDKAGSQQFVIDPVTGRPETLHWFWDDAVHRAGDIGSVRARAIELERRLPRTVLAPGVAHAVAANYSDWAEESRALAASRVYASGPVGGPSAKQAKALPPGYAEEAAAVAEARAALAGYRLSDLLREAFDR, encoded by the coding sequence ATGAGGGCTCGGACATGCCTGGGCGCGGCGGGACTGGCGCTTCTGACCGCCTTGTCGTTTGACGCCGCTCCGGCCGCCGCTTGGACGCGGCCGGGGCACATGGTCATCGCCGCGATCGCCTTCGACGCGCTGGAGGTTCGGGATCCCGCGGTCATCGATCGCGTGGTCGCGGTGCTGGACAGCCATCCCGACCGGGGCGCGTTCGAGGTGGCCGAAGACCGCAGCGAGGGGCGAGAGCGGGCGCTACGGCTGATGATGGAGTGCGCGCGCTGGCCCGACGATGCGCGTCTGACCGGTTATGACCAACCCAGCTGGCATCTGGAGCTAAAACCCATTGTCCGGACCGAAGATCCGCCCGCCAACGCGCCCGCTCCGGATGTCGCCATGGACGGTGTCGAGGCCTTCGCCCTCAACGCCCGCGTCATGGCCAACCGCGCCGCCACGCCCGCCCAGCGCGCCGTGGCGCTGTGTTGGGTGATGCACCTCGCCGGAGACGTGCATCAACCGCTCCATACGGCGCAGCTGTTCTCCAGCCAGTATCCGGAAAGCGACAAGGCCGGCAGCCAACAGTTCGTCATCGACCCCGTGACCGGCCGTCCCGAAACCCTGCACTGGTTCTGGGACGACGCCGTCCATCGCGCAGGCGACATCGGCTCGGTGCGCGCGCGCGCGATCGAGCTGGAGCGCCGTCTTCCGCGAACGGTCCTGGCGCCGGGCGTCGCGCACGCCGTCGCGGCCAACTACAGCGATTGGGCCGAAGAGAGCCGAGCGCTGGCGGCGTCCCGCGTCTATGCTTCAGGACCCGTCGGCGGCCCGTCGGCGAAGCAAGCCAAGGCGTTGCCGCCGGGCTATGCCGAGGAGGCGGCAGCCGTGGCCGAGGCGCGGGCCGCGCTCGCGGGGTACAGGCTGTCCGACCTGCTTCGCGAAGCCTTTGACAGATAG
- a CDS encoding TonB-dependent siderophore receptor has product MTVFKGLAAGAALTVSFGATLAFAQSSSPPETVLDEVLVVGSRVPGRLATETAAPVDVFSGEMLAQRGFTDLGKVLGFLAPSFNYPRSQTSPSSSSTRGFSLRGLGPDQVLILVNGHRRHASSVLNFNNGVGRGTVPVDINTIPVAAIARIEVLRDGAAAQYGSDAIAGVINIVLRSDARGGEATLTTGVTEDGDGQSVVGAGRLGLRLGHDGFLTVTGEARNRKPTNSAEIDPRVGRVSQRTGDPEATNLLLTANAEVGLPGDARAYGFGTLAWRDSTSTPLFRLPSVAPTLYPNGFLPYVNLDMLDLGGAVGVRGEMAGWRYDLSDTAGYDRGDFKLSNSVNTSLGAGSPTRFDSGGVTYGQNIANLTVSRAFRGVMAGANLALGLEHRRETFKIRSGETASFTGAGAQGFPGFNPPEPIDVDRHASAAFVDAEFSPVNGLDIGVAGRAEDYSDFGRKATGKVSAFWRATPWLAARTTASTGFRAPSLQQQYFSTVTSQLSAGALVNIGTFAVTDPVARALGASDLRPETSKHYSGGVVLTPREGLTFSLDAFRIEIEDRIALSESLTGAAVTAILQKAGITNASQVRFFTNALDTRTQGIEATGNWRTQIGRDGKLSLTFGYAAFDTDPRELRSNPVIPALPLLAATSLNTLADAEPRNKLTLSADLRMGRWSLTADAARFGRYKAAPVGPIQVFGSDATLDLTVAYQVTERMRVQAGVLNATDAYPDRVRGQVDGRPYTEAGGIGVDGREYFIRLGASF; this is encoded by the coding sequence ATGACGGTGTTCAAGGGGTTGGCGGCCGGTGCGGCGCTGACGGTGTCGTTTGGTGCGACGTTGGCTTTCGCCCAGTCGTCGTCACCTCCGGAAACGGTGCTGGACGAGGTGCTGGTGGTCGGGTCGCGGGTGCCGGGACGCCTGGCGACCGAGACCGCCGCGCCGGTCGACGTATTCTCCGGCGAAATGCTAGCGCAGCGCGGCTTCACCGACCTGGGCAAGGTCCTCGGCTTCCTGGCGCCGTCGTTCAACTATCCGCGCTCCCAGACCTCGCCGTCATCCAGCAGCACGCGCGGTTTCTCACTGAGGGGGCTGGGCCCCGATCAGGTTCTGATCCTGGTCAACGGCCATCGCCGCCATGCCTCGTCGGTGCTGAACTTCAACAACGGCGTCGGCCGCGGCACGGTGCCGGTCGACATCAACACCATCCCGGTCGCGGCTATCGCCCGCATCGAGGTGCTGCGCGATGGCGCGGCCGCTCAGTATGGCTCGGACGCCATCGCCGGCGTGATCAACATCGTCCTGCGCTCCGACGCTCGCGGCGGCGAGGCGACGCTCACAACCGGCGTGACAGAGGATGGCGATGGCCAGTCCGTCGTCGGGGCGGGTCGCCTCGGCCTGCGGCTCGGCCACGACGGGTTCCTCACCGTGACTGGGGAGGCCCGGAACAGAAAGCCGACCAACTCGGCCGAGATCGATCCGCGCGTCGGTCGCGTCAGCCAGCGCACGGGCGATCCCGAGGCGACAAACCTGCTGCTGACCGCCAATGCGGAGGTGGGTCTGCCTGGCGACGCGCGCGCCTATGGCTTCGGAACCCTGGCCTGGCGCGACTCGACCAGCACGCCGCTTTTTCGCCTGCCCAGCGTCGCGCCAACGCTCTATCCCAACGGCTTCCTGCCCTACGTCAATCTCGACATGCTTGATCTGGGCGGCGCGGTCGGCGTGCGGGGCGAGATGGCGGGCTGGCGCTACGATCTGAGCGACACCGCCGGTTATGACCGGGGCGACTTCAAGCTGTCCAACAGCGTCAACACTTCGCTCGGCGCGGGCAGCCCAACGCGGTTCGATTCAGGCGGCGTGACCTATGGCCAAAACATAGCCAACCTCACGGTCAGCCGCGCCTTTCGCGGCGTGATGGCGGGCGCCAATCTAGCGTTGGGCCTTGAGCATCGCCGCGAGACCTTCAAGATCCGGTCGGGCGAGACGGCCTCGTTCACCGGCGCGGGCGCGCAAGGCTTTCCTGGCTTCAACCCGCCAGAGCCGATCGACGTCGATCGCCACGCGTCGGCCGCTTTCGTTGATGCCGAATTCAGCCCGGTCAACGGTCTGGACATTGGCGTCGCCGGCCGCGCCGAGGATTATAGCGACTTCGGACGCAAGGCGACGGGCAAGGTCTCGGCGTTCTGGCGGGCCACGCCCTGGTTGGCGGCGCGGACGACGGCCAGCACCGGCTTCCGCGCCCCGTCGTTGCAGCAGCAGTATTTTTCGACGGTCACCAGTCAGCTCAGCGCCGGCGCCCTGGTCAACATCGGCACCTTCGCCGTGACCGATCCTGTCGCCCGCGCCCTGGGGGCGAGCGATCTGCGTCCGGAGACTTCCAAACACTACTCCGGCGGCGTCGTCTTGACGCCCCGCGAGGGCCTGACCTTCAGTCTCGACGCCTTCCGGATCGAAATTGAAGATCGCATCGCACTCAGCGAGTCCCTGACCGGTGCGGCCGTCACGGCGATCCTGCAGAAGGCCGGCATCACCAACGCCAGCCAGGTTCGCTTCTTCACCAACGCTCTCGATACGCGCACCCAAGGAATCGAGGCCACGGGGAACTGGCGCACCCAGATTGGCCGTGACGGCAAGCTGAGCCTGACCTTTGGCTACGCCGCGTTCGACACCGACCCCCGCGAACTGCGGAGCAATCCGGTAATCCCAGCCTTGCCGCTTCTGGCGGCGACGTCGCTGAACACGCTGGCCGACGCCGAGCCCCGCAATAAGCTAACCCTGTCGGCGGATCTACGGATGGGCCGCTGGAGCCTGACGGCCGACGCGGCGCGCTTCGGGCGCTACAAAGCCGCCCCTGTCGGGCCGATCCAAGTGTTCGGCTCCGACGCCACGCTGGATCTGACGGTCGCCTATCAAGTGACAGAGCGGATGCGCGTTCAGGCGGGCGTGCTGAACGCCACGGACGCCTATCCCGACCGGGTGCGAGGTCAGGTCGACGGGAGGCCCTATACCGAAGCGGGGGGTATCGGCGTGGACGGCCGCGAATACTTCATCCGCCTCGGGGCCAGCTTTTGA